A region of Desulfolithobacter dissulfuricans DNA encodes the following proteins:
- a CDS encoding ISL3 family transposase: MRDIDLYYHLLGLEKPWSVARVELDPGSQRVDIWVDHPRGEKWPCPECGKPGNLHDHAEERTWRHLDSCQFQTFLHARPPRMKCSRHGVRRVRLPWAEPHARFTLLFEGFAIDVLLHTSIQAARRILRVSWDEAYHLMERAVTRGLRRKGCKTIPVIGVDEKSVGKGQRNYVTVVSDLGRGTVEEVIVGRSSRSLETYFQQLTPQQRDTIEAVSMDMSSAYISAVEKTWPEDGRDKIVFDRFHVMKQLGDAVDKVRRQEHKALLRAGSSLLTGTRYIWLYARENLPEKYWNRFFRLKDADLKTARAWALKENIRKLWDYKCSHWAWHHWKRWFFWATHSRLEPVRKAAYTLKNHLYGIMNYFKHRITNGAAEGINSRIATLLKTACGFRNKARLRIAILFHFGGLEMYPVTH, translated from the coding sequence ACTATCATCTGTTAGGCCTGGAAAAGCCATGGTCTGTTGCCCGTGTTGAACTTGATCCCGGGTCCCAGAGGGTAGATATCTGGGTTGACCATCCCCGGGGCGAGAAATGGCCCTGCCCGGAATGTGGAAAGCCCGGAAACCTGCATGACCATGCCGAAGAAAGAACGTGGCGCCATCTGGACAGCTGCCAGTTTCAGACCTTTCTTCATGCAAGACCACCACGGATGAAGTGTTCCAGGCATGGTGTGCGCCGTGTACGGCTGCCATGGGCCGAACCACATGCCAGGTTCACCCTGCTGTTTGAAGGGTTTGCTATCGATGTCCTGCTGCACACCTCTATACAGGCGGCCAGGCGTATCCTGAGGGTCAGCTGGGATGAGGCGTACCATCTCATGGAACGCGCCGTGACCAGGGGACTCAGACGAAAGGGGTGCAAGACCATTCCTGTTATCGGGGTTGACGAGAAGTCGGTCGGCAAGGGCCAGCGGAACTACGTCACCGTGGTCAGTGACCTTGGCCGCGGCACGGTGGAAGAGGTTATCGTTGGCCGGAGCAGCAGGAGCCTGGAAACATATTTTCAGCAGCTGACGCCACAACAGCGGGATACCATTGAAGCTGTCTCCATGGACATGTCCAGTGCCTATATCTCGGCGGTGGAGAAAACGTGGCCGGAGGACGGGAGGGACAAGATCGTTTTTGACCGTTTTCACGTAATGAAACAGCTTGGTGATGCGGTGGACAAGGTGCGAAGACAGGAGCACAAGGCCCTGCTTCGGGCAGGCAGCAGCCTGCTCACCGGAACCAGATATATCTGGCTCTATGCCAGGGAGAACCTGCCTGAAAAGTACTGGAACAGGTTCTTCCGTCTGAAGGATGCTGATCTGAAAACAGCGCGAGCCTGGGCCCTCAAGGAGAACATTCGAAAATTGTGGGATTATAAATGTTCCCACTGGGCCTGGCACCACTGGAAGCGATGGTTTTTCTGGGCAACCCACAGCCGTCTTGAACCTGTGAGAAAAGCGGCCTATACCCTGAAGAACCATCTGTATGGAATCATGAATTATTTTAAACATCGCATTACCAATGGTGCCGCCGAGGGAATCAACTCCCGGATCGCAACCCTGCTGAAAACAGCCTGTGGTTTTCGGAACAAGGCCCGCCTGAGGATTGCTATCCTCTTTCACTTTGGCGGCCTCGAAATGTATCCCGTTACCCACTGA
- a CDS encoding PIN domain-containing protein, whose protein sequence is MILLVNDANILIDLLKIDLLPSFFRLQYEFHVTDFVVGEVQESNVSDLRLCIENGSLKIKSFDYEELRQIQSLESEYRQLSIADCSCLFHARTLAARLLTGDAALRKIAEQAEIRVHGILWVLDELVAEGLISKTEACEKLRQLMSTNSRLPATECRSRLKRWKKGD, encoded by the coding sequence ATGATTCTCCTGGTCAATGATGCCAATATTCTGATCGACTTGCTGAAAATTGATTTACTGCCATCATTTTTCAGGCTGCAATACGAATTTCATGTGACGGACTTTGTGGTGGGAGAAGTTCAAGAATCCAATGTCTCTGATCTGCGCCTTTGTATCGAGAACGGCTCCCTAAAGATAAAATCGTTCGATTATGAAGAGTTACGGCAAATCCAATCGTTGGAAAGCGAATATAGGCAACTCTCCATTGCTGACTGTTCCTGTCTTTTCCATGCCAGAACACTTGCGGCCAGGTTGTTGACAGGGGATGCTGCTTTACGCAAAATCGCTGAACAGGCGGAAATTCGGGTTCACGGTATTCTGTGGGTATTGGACGAACTTGTTGCGGAGGGGCTTATTTCGAAAACAGAAGCCTGTGAGAAACTGCGTCAACTGATGTCCACGAATTCCAGATTACCTGCCACCGAGTGCCGCAGCCGGTTAAAGAGATGGAAAAAAGGGGATTGA
- the istA gene encoding IS21 family transposase: MDQYEFIRTAHRVYGKNISELSRMTGHSRNTVKKALRGEPWGYSERKNQPYPVLGRYLEVIDGWLEGDRAVPKKQRHTSRRIYHRLVEEYGYSGGESTVRRYVRIAKARLGLNVPGAFIPCDPEAGLEAEVDWGTATVVLGGKRQTIKLFCMRSRYSGKHFVRAYPCERQQAFFDAHQHGFQFFRGIFPVLIYDNLTTAVRKVLQGRNRIEQESFVKFRSYHNFEARFTNPAAGNEKGGVEGLVGFSRRNYLVPIPVVDSLEELNRNLLKRCQAYGGHIISGREHTVNELHAMEKERLLTLPDQVYSNQLSTSGKVDKFGTVIVDKNRYSVPTSLVGQQVSILLGVDRVSIYLRSQKVAEHERVFGNNKWQLDPDHYLDLLRQRPMAFDSARPIRQWRSRWPACYESLLERFQQAQGETRGIKDFLSVLMLHRRYTATEVEAAVELAVEQGISSSEGVRHVLIYANEPRVETAPLDGWETIAPADIRQYGQLGGVQ, from the coding sequence ATGGATCAGTACGAGTTCATACGGACGGCCCATCGAGTGTATGGCAAGAACATCAGTGAGTTGTCGAGGATGACCGGACATTCCCGCAATACAGTGAAGAAAGCGCTTCGGGGAGAACCTTGGGGCTACAGTGAACGGAAGAATCAGCCGTATCCTGTATTAGGGAGGTATCTTGAGGTGATAGACGGTTGGCTGGAAGGTGACAGGGCTGTTCCGAAGAAGCAGCGACATACCTCCCGTCGGATTTACCACCGTCTTGTCGAGGAATATGGCTATAGCGGAGGTGAGTCGACAGTCCGTCGCTATGTGAGGATTGCAAAAGCCCGGCTGGGGCTGAACGTCCCCGGGGCCTTTATCCCCTGTGATCCTGAAGCCGGGCTGGAGGCTGAAGTTGACTGGGGCACGGCCACGGTGGTGCTTGGCGGGAAGAGGCAGACGATCAAGCTGTTCTGCATGCGGTCCAGGTACTCGGGCAAACACTTTGTCCGCGCCTATCCATGTGAACGTCAGCAGGCTTTTTTCGATGCCCACCAGCATGGTTTTCAGTTTTTCAGGGGTATTTTCCCTGTCCTGATCTATGACAACCTGACCACGGCTGTACGCAAGGTCCTGCAGGGGCGTAACCGCATCGAGCAGGAGTCGTTTGTCAAATTTCGGAGCTACCACAACTTCGAGGCACGCTTCACCAATCCGGCCGCGGGCAATGAGAAGGGCGGCGTCGAAGGTCTGGTGGGTTTTTCCCGGCGCAACTACCTGGTTCCCATCCCGGTTGTTGACAGCCTGGAAGAACTCAACAGGAATCTCCTCAAACGGTGCCAGGCCTATGGTGGACATATCATATCAGGCCGGGAGCACACCGTGAATGAGCTCCATGCCATGGAGAAGGAGCGGCTTCTTACCCTGCCTGACCAGGTATACAGCAACCAGTTATCCACAAGCGGAAAGGTGGACAAGTTTGGGACCGTGATTGTCGACAAGAACCGCTATTCGGTCCCGACCAGCCTGGTCGGGCAGCAGGTCAGCATCCTGCTTGGCGTGGACAGAGTATCCATTTACCTGAGGAGCCAAAAGGTTGCCGAACATGAACGGGTATTTGGCAACAATAAGTGGCAGCTGGATCCGGACCATTACCTGGATCTGCTCCGGCAGCGTCCCATGGCCTTTGACAGCGCCCGTCCCATTCGCCAGTGGCGGTCCAGGTGGCCCGCCTGTTACGAGAGTCTTCTGGAACGATTTCAGCAGGCCCAGGGGGAGACCCGGGGGATCAAGGATTTTCTATCGGTGCTGATGCTGCATCGCCGATATACGGCCACCGAGGTCGAGGCGGCCGTGGAACTGGCCGTGGAACAGGGGATCAGCTCGAGTGAAGGAGTCCGCCATGTGCTCATTTATGCCAACGAACCCCGGGTGGAGACAGCTCCCCTGGATGGCTGGGAGACCATAGCCCCTGCCGACATCCGTCAATATGGCCAGTTGGGAGGTGTGCAATGA
- a CDS encoding helix-turn-helix domain-containing protein, whose translation MIHEFGIRLRSARKMAGMSMAALAEKAGAIVSKQAISKYEKGQIKPSSEVLLALARALDVKADYFFRSSRVAINSLEFRKKSRLSKKAEEQIKYQTINFLEKYLELEDILNIPPGFDNPVSEKKILSYADIERAAREIREKWKLGEGPVPHLIELLEDKGYKIYEVADFENFDGLSGFVSGMEIPVIAVYRNSDLVRKRFTVAHELAHLLLDFSGVDEKSTEKLCHDFAGALLLPEKVLLEELGKHRNRITEWELKKLKGIFGISMQAIMARAKRLGIISENSYRLFCIYTSKHGWRKKEPGRYEGREVANRFKQLVYHAAAEQIISFSKAAELLNKSVSEFEREVSFVS comes from the coding sequence ATGATACATGAATTCGGCATACGGCTTCGTTCCGCCAGGAAGATGGCTGGAATGAGCATGGCTGCCCTGGCCGAGAAGGCCGGGGCGATTGTGAGCAAACAGGCCATCAGCAAATATGAAAAGGGACAAATCAAGCCAAGCAGTGAAGTGCTGCTTGCCCTGGCTCGCGCTCTGGATGTGAAGGCAGACTATTTTTTCCGGTCCTCCAGAGTTGCCATCAACAGTCTGGAATTCAGGAAAAAATCTCGCCTGAGCAAAAAGGCCGAGGAGCAAATAAAATATCAAACCATTAACTTCTTGGAGAAATATCTGGAGTTGGAGGACATCCTCAATATCCCTCCAGGGTTTGACAATCCGGTTTCAGAGAAGAAAATCCTGAGTTATGCAGATATAGAGCGGGCAGCCAGGGAAATCCGTGAGAAATGGAAGTTGGGCGAAGGGCCTGTTCCCCATCTGATAGAATTGTTGGAGGACAAGGGATACAAGATTTATGAAGTAGCGGATTTTGAAAATTTTGACGGCCTTTCTGGTTTTGTTTCCGGTATGGAAATCCCGGTTATCGCTGTCTACAGGAATAGCGACCTTGTACGCAAACGCTTTACTGTCGCCCACGAACTGGCCCACCTGCTGCTTGATTTTTCGGGAGTGGATGAAAAGTCCACTGAAAAGCTCTGCCATGACTTTGCCGGGGCCTTGCTGCTGCCAGAGAAGGTGTTGCTGGAAGAGTTGGGCAAACATCGTAACAGGATAACCGAGTGGGAGCTGAAAAAACTGAAAGGTATTTTCGGCATTTCCATGCAGGCCATTATGGCCCGGGCCAAGAGACTGGGGATCATTTCGGAAAACAGCTACCGGCTTTTCTGCATTTATACCAGCAAACATGGCTGGCGCAAGAAAGAGCCTGGCAGGTATGAGGGCAGGGAGGTGGCCAACCGCTTCAAACAGCTCGTCTATCATGCGGCGGCAGAACAGATCATCAGTTTCAGCAAGGCTGCCGAGTTGTTAAATAAGTCGGTATCAGAATTTGAACGAGAGGTCAGTTTCGTCTCATGA
- the istB gene encoding IS21-like element helper ATPase IstB: protein MNETGLFELKANLKDLKLSAMVRELETTLRQARDSGMGYDELLIDLTRLEIASRAANRLKRRIREAWFPLLKPLETFDLSAVPELDIRMFRELTTCEYIREHRNVIFLGPSGTGKTHMATALGLEACKNNYRTRFVTCYGLVNELIEAREDRDLQRLLKRYSRYDLLILDELGYIPFSKEGAELLFQVLAERHEKGSVMITSNLGFADWTQVFGDQAMTAALLDRLTHKARIINCNWESYRLRQSLADRRSNGSEISQSCEQPRQGQGTDQPVSVTR, encoded by the coding sequence ATGAACGAAACTGGCCTGTTTGAGCTCAAGGCGAACCTGAAAGATCTGAAACTGTCGGCCATGGTCCGGGAACTGGAAACCACTCTCCGGCAGGCCCGGGACTCCGGCATGGGGTATGACGAGCTGCTCATCGATCTGACCCGTCTGGAGATCGCGTCACGGGCGGCCAACCGTTTGAAACGGAGAATCCGCGAGGCCTGGTTCCCGCTGCTCAAGCCCCTGGAGACCTTTGACCTGTCGGCCGTGCCGGAGCTGGATATCAGGATGTTCAGGGAACTGACGACCTGCGAGTACATCCGGGAACATAGGAATGTGATTTTTCTTGGCCCAAGCGGGACCGGCAAGACCCATATGGCCACGGCGCTTGGCCTGGAGGCCTGCAAGAACAATTACCGGACCCGTTTTGTGACCTGCTACGGCCTAGTCAACGAGCTGATCGAGGCCCGGGAGGATCGTGATCTGCAACGGTTGCTGAAACGGTACAGCCGTTACGACCTCCTGATCCTTGACGAGTTGGGGTATATCCCTTTTTCCAAAGAAGGAGCGGAACTGCTCTTTCAGGTTCTGGCCGAGCGCCATGAAAAGGGCTCGGTGATGATCACCAGCAACCTTGGCTTTGCCGACTGGACCCAGGTCTTTGGGGACCAGGCCATGACCGCGGCCCTGCTGGACCGGCTGACCCACAAGGCCAGAATCATCAACTGTAACTGGGAGAGCTACCGCCTGAGACAAAGCCTTGCCGACCGTCGTTCAAACGGTTCAGAAATTTCCCAGAGCTGCGAACAGCCACGACAGGGGCAGGGAACTGATCAGCCGGTATCCGTGACAAGGTAA